A single region of the Zootoca vivipara chromosome 2, rZooViv1.1, whole genome shotgun sequence genome encodes:
- the UNK gene encoding RING finger protein unkempt homolog isoform X1 yields the protein MSKGPVATGPPATGPVAPASALQAQPEKPQHYTYLKEFRTEQCPLFVQHKCTQHRPYTCFHWHFVNQRRRRSIRRRDGTFNYSPDIYCTKYDETTGICPEGDECPFLHRTTGDTERRYHLRYYKTGICIHETDSKGNCTKNGLHCAFAHGPHDLRSPVYDIRELQAMEALQNGQTTSEGGIEGQSAVAASHAMIEKILSEEPRWQDTTYVLGNYKTEQCKKPPRLCRQGYACPYYHNSKDRRRSPRKHKYRSSPCPSVKHGDEWGDPSKCDNGDACQYCHTRTEQQFHPEIYKSTKCNDMQQSGSCPRGPFCAFAHVEQPPLNEELQSTSSVSSPTQTGPVMYMPSAAGDSVPVSPSSPQAPDLSNVWNKPGTLPTSPTSTTILCRNSSLGSPSNICGSPPGAIGKPHSLESIGFPTDSVTAASSYKKAPGFEREDLVGAEYLKNFKCQQAKIKSHSLEHRTQEQPLLQPKQDILGILPVGSPLTSSISSSITSSLAATPPSPAGTSSVPGMNANALPFYPTSDTVESVIESALDDLDLNEFGVAALEKTFDSSSVPHTSGIMIGGSLLQSSAPVNIPGSLGSSASFHSASPSPPVSLSSHFLHQPQGHLSQSENTFLGTSASHGSLGLNGMNSSIWEHFASGSFSPSTSPAFLSGPGAAELARLRQELDEANSTIKQWEESWKQAKQACDAWKKEAEEANDRANTATIECELAREQREALELQVKKLQEEVERIHTGQDPQFLRSLSDVESLSLSTLYNLQKQLRANLERVDKAVFQMQSVKCLKCQEENRVVLPCQHTVLCETCAEEGECPICHPNRPHTLQS from the exons atACCTGAAGGAATTCCGCACAGAGCAGTGCCCACTCTTTGTGCAGCACAAGTGTACTCAGCATAGGCCCTATACATGCTTCCACTGGCACTTTGTCAACCAGCGTCGCCGCCGGTCTATCCGACGTCGGGATGGCACCTTTAACTACAGTCCTGACATTTACTGCACCAAATATGATGAGACCACAGGGATCTGTCCAGAAGGAGATGA GTGTCCATTCCTGCATAGAACTACTGGTGACACAGAACGTAGATATCACCTGCGCTACTACAAAACTGGAATCTGCATCCATGAGACTGATTCGAAAGGAAACTGCACCAAGAACGGTCTCCACTGTGCTTTTGCTCATGGGCCCCATGACCTCCGCTCTCCAGTTTATGATATCAG GGAGCTTCAGGCCATGGAAGCTTTGCAGAATGGTCAGACTACATCAGAGGGTGGCATAGAGGGTCAGTCTGCAGTTGCCGCTAGCCATGCTATGATAGAGAAAATACTCAGTGAAGAGCCAAGGTGGCAAG ACACAACATATGTTTTGGGAAACTACAAAACAGAACAATGTAAGAAGCCCCCACGTCTCTGTCGCCAGGGTTATGCCTGCCCTTACTACCATAATAGCAAAGATAGAAGAAGGAGCCCCAGGAAACACAAATACAG GTCATCCCCATGCCCCAGTGTGAAACATGGAGATGAGTGGGGAGATCCCAGTAAGTGTGACAATGGAGATGCATGCCAGTACTGTCACACCCGCACAGAACAACAATTTCATCCAGAG atcTACAAATCAACAAAATGTAATGACATGCAACAGTCTGGCAGCTGCCCCCGAGGACCCTTCTGTGCCTTTGCACATGTAGAAC AACCTCCACTTAATGAAGAGTTACAATCAACATCCTCTGTTTCCAGTCCTACACAAACAGGCCCTGTAATGTATATGCCCTCGGCAGCAGGCGATTCTGTTCCCGTCAGCCCTTCTAGTCCACAAGCCCCAGACCTTAGCAAT GTATGGAATAAACCAGGAACTCTGCCAACTAGCCCCACTTCTACTACA ATTCTCTGTAGAAATAGCAGTCTTGGAAGCCCATCTAATATATGTGGGTCTCCTCCTGGTGCCATTGGAAAACCCCATAGTTTGGAAAGCATTGGCTTTCCCACAGATTCAGTAACTGCAGCCAGCAGCTACAAGAAGGCACCAGGATTTGAGCGGGAAGACTTGGTTGGAGCAGAGTACCTAAAGAATTTCAAATGCCAG CAGGCAAAGATTAAATCCCATTCCTTGGAACACAGAACCCAAGAACAGCCTCTGTTACAACCAAAACAG GATATATTGGGGATTCTTCCTGTTGGCAGCCCACTGACATCTAGCATCTCTTCTAGTATCACTTCTAGTTTGGCAGCAACACCGCCAAGTCCAGCAGGCACAAGCAGTGTCCCTGGCATGAATGCAAATGCCCTTCCATTCTACCCAACCAGTGACACAGTGGAGTCTGTGATAG AGTCTGCCTTGGATGACCTGGACCTGAACGAATTCGGAGTGGCTGCCCTGGAGAAGACATTTGACAGCAGCTCGGTGCCCCACACGAGTGGCATCATGATAG GTGGGAGTTTGCTGCAAAGTTCTGCTCCTGTAAATATCCCTGGGTCCCTTGGAAGTTCTGCCTCCTTTCactctgcctctccttctccaCCGGTCAGCTTATCATCGCATttcctccatcagccccagggacaCTTAAGCCAATCAGAAAACACATTCCTGGGGACATCAGCTTCTCATGGATCATTAG GTTTAAACGGGATGAACAGCAGCATATGGGAGCACTTTGCTTCTGGAAGTTTTTCACCCAGTACCTCGCCTGCATTTCTGTCGGGTCCAGGTGCTGCTGAGCTGGCCAGGCTGCGGCAGGAATTGGATGAAGCTAACAGCACAATAAAGCAGTGGGAAGAATCTTGGAAACAAGCCAAACAG GCTTGTGATGCTTGGAAAAAGGAAGCTGAGGAGGCTAATGACCGTGCCAACACGGCAACCATAGAATGTGAGCTAGCCCGGGAGCAGAGGGAGGCCTTGGAGCTGCAAGTGAAGAAACTCCAGGAGGAAGTGGAGAGGATCCACACTGGCCAGGACCCCCAGTTCCTGCGTTCGCTCTCTGATGTAgagtccctctccctctccacactTTATAACCTCCAAAAACAGCTGCGTGCCAACCTGGAAAGAGTTGATAAG GCAGTGTTTCAGATGCAGTCGGTGAAATGCCTCAAGTGCCAGGAAGAGAACCGGGTGGTACTCCCGTGCCAACACACTGTGCTGTGTGAAACATGTGCTGAGGAGGGCGAATGCCCCATCTGCCATCCCAACAGGCCACACACTCTCCAGTCGTGA
- the UNK gene encoding RING finger protein unkempt homolog isoform X2, with amino-acid sequence MSKGPVATGPPATGPVAPASALQAQPEKPQHYTYLKEFRTEQCPLFVQHKCTQHRPYTCFHWHFVNQRRRRSIRRRDGTFNYSPDIYCTKYDETTGICPEGDECPFLHRTTGDTERRYHLRYYKTGICIHETDSKGNCTKNGLHCAFAHGPHDLRSPVYDIRELQAMEALQNGQTTSEGGIEGQSAVAASHAMIEKILSEEPRWQDTTYVLGNYKTEQCKKPPRLCRQGYACPYYHNSKDRRRSPRKHKYRSSPCPSVKHGDEWGDPSKCDNGDACQYCHTRTEQQFHPEIYKSTKCNDMQQSGSCPRGPFCAFAHVEQPPLNEELQSTSSVSSPTQTGPVMYMPSAAGDSVPVSPSSPQAPDLSNVWNKPGTLPTSPTSTTILCRNSSLGSPSNICGSPPGAIGKPHSLESIGFPTDSVTAASSYKKAPGFEREDLVGAEYLKNFKCQQAKIKSHSLEHRTQEQPLLQPKQDILGILPVGSPLTSSISSSITSSLAATPPSPAGTSSVPGMNANALPFYPTSDTVESVIGGSLLQSSAPVNIPGSLGSSASFHSASPSPPVSLSSHFLHQPQGHLSQSENTFLGTSASHGSLGLNGMNSSIWEHFASGSFSPSTSPAFLSGPGAAELARLRQELDEANSTIKQWEESWKQAKQACDAWKKEAEEANDRANTATIECELAREQREALELQVKKLQEEVERIHTGQDPQFLRSLSDVESLSLSTLYNLQKQLRANLERVDKAVFQMQSVKCLKCQEENRVVLPCQHTVLCETCAEEGECPICHPNRPHTLQS; translated from the exons atACCTGAAGGAATTCCGCACAGAGCAGTGCCCACTCTTTGTGCAGCACAAGTGTACTCAGCATAGGCCCTATACATGCTTCCACTGGCACTTTGTCAACCAGCGTCGCCGCCGGTCTATCCGACGTCGGGATGGCACCTTTAACTACAGTCCTGACATTTACTGCACCAAATATGATGAGACCACAGGGATCTGTCCAGAAGGAGATGA GTGTCCATTCCTGCATAGAACTACTGGTGACACAGAACGTAGATATCACCTGCGCTACTACAAAACTGGAATCTGCATCCATGAGACTGATTCGAAAGGAAACTGCACCAAGAACGGTCTCCACTGTGCTTTTGCTCATGGGCCCCATGACCTCCGCTCTCCAGTTTATGATATCAG GGAGCTTCAGGCCATGGAAGCTTTGCAGAATGGTCAGACTACATCAGAGGGTGGCATAGAGGGTCAGTCTGCAGTTGCCGCTAGCCATGCTATGATAGAGAAAATACTCAGTGAAGAGCCAAGGTGGCAAG ACACAACATATGTTTTGGGAAACTACAAAACAGAACAATGTAAGAAGCCCCCACGTCTCTGTCGCCAGGGTTATGCCTGCCCTTACTACCATAATAGCAAAGATAGAAGAAGGAGCCCCAGGAAACACAAATACAG GTCATCCCCATGCCCCAGTGTGAAACATGGAGATGAGTGGGGAGATCCCAGTAAGTGTGACAATGGAGATGCATGCCAGTACTGTCACACCCGCACAGAACAACAATTTCATCCAGAG atcTACAAATCAACAAAATGTAATGACATGCAACAGTCTGGCAGCTGCCCCCGAGGACCCTTCTGTGCCTTTGCACATGTAGAAC AACCTCCACTTAATGAAGAGTTACAATCAACATCCTCTGTTTCCAGTCCTACACAAACAGGCCCTGTAATGTATATGCCCTCGGCAGCAGGCGATTCTGTTCCCGTCAGCCCTTCTAGTCCACAAGCCCCAGACCTTAGCAAT GTATGGAATAAACCAGGAACTCTGCCAACTAGCCCCACTTCTACTACA ATTCTCTGTAGAAATAGCAGTCTTGGAAGCCCATCTAATATATGTGGGTCTCCTCCTGGTGCCATTGGAAAACCCCATAGTTTGGAAAGCATTGGCTTTCCCACAGATTCAGTAACTGCAGCCAGCAGCTACAAGAAGGCACCAGGATTTGAGCGGGAAGACTTGGTTGGAGCAGAGTACCTAAAGAATTTCAAATGCCAG CAGGCAAAGATTAAATCCCATTCCTTGGAACACAGAACCCAAGAACAGCCTCTGTTACAACCAAAACAG GATATATTGGGGATTCTTCCTGTTGGCAGCCCACTGACATCTAGCATCTCTTCTAGTATCACTTCTAGTTTGGCAGCAACACCGCCAAGTCCAGCAGGCACAAGCAGTGTCCCTGGCATGAATGCAAATGCCCTTCCATTCTACCCAACCAGTGACACAGTGGAGTCTGTGATAG GTGGGAGTTTGCTGCAAAGTTCTGCTCCTGTAAATATCCCTGGGTCCCTTGGAAGTTCTGCCTCCTTTCactctgcctctccttctccaCCGGTCAGCTTATCATCGCATttcctccatcagccccagggacaCTTAAGCCAATCAGAAAACACATTCCTGGGGACATCAGCTTCTCATGGATCATTAG GTTTAAACGGGATGAACAGCAGCATATGGGAGCACTTTGCTTCTGGAAGTTTTTCACCCAGTACCTCGCCTGCATTTCTGTCGGGTCCAGGTGCTGCTGAGCTGGCCAGGCTGCGGCAGGAATTGGATGAAGCTAACAGCACAATAAAGCAGTGGGAAGAATCTTGGAAACAAGCCAAACAG GCTTGTGATGCTTGGAAAAAGGAAGCTGAGGAGGCTAATGACCGTGCCAACACGGCAACCATAGAATGTGAGCTAGCCCGGGAGCAGAGGGAGGCCTTGGAGCTGCAAGTGAAGAAACTCCAGGAGGAAGTGGAGAGGATCCACACTGGCCAGGACCCCCAGTTCCTGCGTTCGCTCTCTGATGTAgagtccctctccctctccacactTTATAACCTCCAAAAACAGCTGCGTGCCAACCTGGAAAGAGTTGATAAG GCAGTGTTTCAGATGCAGTCGGTGAAATGCCTCAAGTGCCAGGAAGAGAACCGGGTGGTACTCCCGTGCCAACACACTGTGCTGTGTGAAACATGTGCTGAGGAGGGCGAATGCCCCATCTGCCATCCCAACAGGCCACACACTCTCCAGTCGTGA
- the UNK gene encoding RING finger protein unkempt homolog isoform X3 produces MAPLTTVLTFTAPNMMRPQGSVQKEMSVHSCIELLVTQNVDITCATTKLESASMRLIRKETAPRTVSTVLLLMGPMTSALQFMISDTTYVLGNYKTEQCKKPPRLCRQGYACPYYHNSKDRRRSPRKHKYRSSPCPSVKHGDEWGDPSKCDNGDACQYCHTRTEQQFHPEIYKSTKCNDMQQSGSCPRGPFCAFAHVEQPPLNEELQSTSSVSSPTQTGPVMYMPSAAGDSVPVSPSSPQAPDLSNVWNKPGTLPTSPTSTTILCRNSSLGSPSNICGSPPGAIGKPHSLESIGFPTDSVTAASSYKKAPGFEREDLVGAEYLKNFKCQQAKIKSHSLEHRTQEQPLLQPKQDILGILPVGSPLTSSISSSITSSLAATPPSPAGTSSVPGMNANALPFYPTSDTVESVIESALDDLDLNEFGVAALEKTFDSSSVPHTSGIMIGGSLLQSSAPVNIPGSLGSSASFHSASPSPPVSLSSHFLHQPQGHLSQSENTFLGTSASHGSLGLNGMNSSIWEHFASGSFSPSTSPAFLSGPGAAELARLRQELDEANSTIKQWEESWKQAKQACDAWKKEAEEANDRANTATIECELAREQREALELQVKKLQEEVERIHTGQDPQFLRSLSDVESLSLSTLYNLQKQLRANLERVDKAVFQMQSVKCLKCQEENRVVLPCQHTVLCETCAEEGECPICHPNRPHTLQS; encoded by the exons ATGGCACCTTTAACTACAGTCCTGACATTTACTGCACCAAATATGATGAGACCACAGGGATCTGTCCAGAAGGAGATGA GTGTCCATTCCTGCATAGAACTACTGGTGACACAGAACGTAGATATCACCTGCGCTACTACAAAACTGGAATCTGCATCCATGAGACTGATTCGAAAGGAAACTGCACCAAGAACGGTCTCCACTGTGCTTTTGCTCATGGGCCCCATGACCTCCGCTCTCCAGTTTATGATATCAG ACACAACATATGTTTTGGGAAACTACAAAACAGAACAATGTAAGAAGCCCCCACGTCTCTGTCGCCAGGGTTATGCCTGCCCTTACTACCATAATAGCAAAGATAGAAGAAGGAGCCCCAGGAAACACAAATACAG GTCATCCCCATGCCCCAGTGTGAAACATGGAGATGAGTGGGGAGATCCCAGTAAGTGTGACAATGGAGATGCATGCCAGTACTGTCACACCCGCACAGAACAACAATTTCATCCAGAG atcTACAAATCAACAAAATGTAATGACATGCAACAGTCTGGCAGCTGCCCCCGAGGACCCTTCTGTGCCTTTGCACATGTAGAAC AACCTCCACTTAATGAAGAGTTACAATCAACATCCTCTGTTTCCAGTCCTACACAAACAGGCCCTGTAATGTATATGCCCTCGGCAGCAGGCGATTCTGTTCCCGTCAGCCCTTCTAGTCCACAAGCCCCAGACCTTAGCAAT GTATGGAATAAACCAGGAACTCTGCCAACTAGCCCCACTTCTACTACA ATTCTCTGTAGAAATAGCAGTCTTGGAAGCCCATCTAATATATGTGGGTCTCCTCCTGGTGCCATTGGAAAACCCCATAGTTTGGAAAGCATTGGCTTTCCCACAGATTCAGTAACTGCAGCCAGCAGCTACAAGAAGGCACCAGGATTTGAGCGGGAAGACTTGGTTGGAGCAGAGTACCTAAAGAATTTCAAATGCCAG CAGGCAAAGATTAAATCCCATTCCTTGGAACACAGAACCCAAGAACAGCCTCTGTTACAACCAAAACAG GATATATTGGGGATTCTTCCTGTTGGCAGCCCACTGACATCTAGCATCTCTTCTAGTATCACTTCTAGTTTGGCAGCAACACCGCCAAGTCCAGCAGGCACAAGCAGTGTCCCTGGCATGAATGCAAATGCCCTTCCATTCTACCCAACCAGTGACACAGTGGAGTCTGTGATAG AGTCTGCCTTGGATGACCTGGACCTGAACGAATTCGGAGTGGCTGCCCTGGAGAAGACATTTGACAGCAGCTCGGTGCCCCACACGAGTGGCATCATGATAG GTGGGAGTTTGCTGCAAAGTTCTGCTCCTGTAAATATCCCTGGGTCCCTTGGAAGTTCTGCCTCCTTTCactctgcctctccttctccaCCGGTCAGCTTATCATCGCATttcctccatcagccccagggacaCTTAAGCCAATCAGAAAACACATTCCTGGGGACATCAGCTTCTCATGGATCATTAG GTTTAAACGGGATGAACAGCAGCATATGGGAGCACTTTGCTTCTGGAAGTTTTTCACCCAGTACCTCGCCTGCATTTCTGTCGGGTCCAGGTGCTGCTGAGCTGGCCAGGCTGCGGCAGGAATTGGATGAAGCTAACAGCACAATAAAGCAGTGGGAAGAATCTTGGAAACAAGCCAAACAG GCTTGTGATGCTTGGAAAAAGGAAGCTGAGGAGGCTAATGACCGTGCCAACACGGCAACCATAGAATGTGAGCTAGCCCGGGAGCAGAGGGAGGCCTTGGAGCTGCAAGTGAAGAAACTCCAGGAGGAAGTGGAGAGGATCCACACTGGCCAGGACCCCCAGTTCCTGCGTTCGCTCTCTGATGTAgagtccctctccctctccacactTTATAACCTCCAAAAACAGCTGCGTGCCAACCTGGAAAGAGTTGATAAG GCAGTGTTTCAGATGCAGTCGGTGAAATGCCTCAAGTGCCAGGAAGAGAACCGGGTGGTACTCCCGTGCCAACACACTGTGCTGTGTGAAACATGTGCTGAGGAGGGCGAATGCCCCATCTGCCATCCCAACAGGCCACACACTCTCCAGTCGTGA